A single genomic interval of Paenibacillus macerans harbors:
- a CDS encoding YmfQ family protein: MFSYLPSYYENSRVMQADVNAKGVELDRLFEALNETLEQFFVRTATWGLDRWESELGIETDPGKPLDQRRAVVESKLRGSGKFSGRLVKSVAEAYYGGKVDVFFQPSEWSFTVKFVDSAGIPPNLNDLIAVIGELKPAHLALKFEFSYLLIRDIHEVLTLNQMEQISLNQFAGGDPVGQ; this comes from the coding sequence ATGTTTTCCTATCTGCCGAGTTATTACGAAAACTCCCGGGTCATGCAGGCGGATGTGAATGCCAAAGGCGTTGAGCTGGATCGGCTGTTCGAGGCGCTAAACGAAACGCTGGAGCAGTTTTTTGTACGGACGGCCACTTGGGGGCTTGACCGCTGGGAGAGTGAGCTCGGCATCGAGACCGATCCCGGTAAGCCGCTCGACCAGCGTCGGGCTGTTGTTGAGTCCAAGCTGCGGGGAAGCGGGAAGTTTTCGGGGCGGCTGGTGAAGAGTGTGGCGGAGGCGTATTACGGCGGGAAGGTGGATGTTTTTTTTCAGCCCAGTGAATGGAGCTTTACGGTGAAGTTCGTGGATAGTGCAGGGATTCCGCCGAACCTGAACGATCTTATAGCCGTTATCGGAGAACTTAAACCGGCGCATTTGGCATTGAAGTTTGAATTTTCTTATTTGCTGATTCGCGACATTCACGAGGTGTTGACTCTTAACCAGATGGAACAAATCTCATTGAACCAATTTGCAGGAGGTGATCCGGTTGGCCAGTAA
- a CDS encoding pyocin knob domain-containing protein: protein MASNTPNLNLLKKDPATDGNDTFNIQTMLNDNWDKIDAAVGEVREELKDINVPDASLTQKGIVQLSSATDSTAEDRAATPKAVKSAYDAATAAQITANAANTAAAGAQNTANAALTTSGTAESNAKNASIPRAMRFTGDLNGVTENGFYDGANMANAPSADWYYVEHMSHSQDPGNWRLQRATNFYDGVTYWRQLRAGTWTAWQTWGGNMPVIVSGNTVQYTQPTEYSFTKQTQNAYLLVGKFIPKGIGQLKIQAEVWGDTAAGLYVSAFPIDAITYTYGLIDWTTPLGTVINFNPPLLTGVFRSSSSGIVNVNVRHPIFLFLGTGTINTNMTIYVKNITVQYDVIN, encoded by the coding sequence TTGGCCAGTAATACACCTAATCTCAACCTACTCAAAAAAGACCCGGCAACCGATGGAAACGATACGTTTAACATCCAAACAATGCTAAATGACAACTGGGATAAAATTGATGCGGCGGTGGGGGAAGTTCGAGAAGAATTGAAGGACATCAATGTTCCCGATGCTTCCCTCACACAGAAGGGCATCGTACAGCTCTCTAGCGCCACGGACAGCACCGCAGAGGATCGGGCGGCAACGCCGAAGGCGGTCAAGTCGGCGTATGACGCAGCCACAGCGGCGCAGATAACAGCCAATGCTGCGAATACGGCGGCGGCAGGAGCACAAAACACGGCGAATGCTGCGCTTACGACCTCCGGCACAGCCGAGAGCAACGCTAAAAATGCAAGCATCCCCAGGGCCATGCGGTTTACCGGCGATCTGAACGGCGTTACAGAAAACGGCTTTTATGATGGGGCTAATATGGCGAACGCTCCAAGTGCCGACTGGTATTACGTCGAGCACATGTCGCATTCGCAAGATCCTGGTAACTGGCGGCTGCAAAGGGCAACGAATTTTTATGATGGCGTTACGTACTGGAGACAATTACGAGCCGGGACATGGACAGCCTGGCAGACATGGGGTGGAAATATGCCAGTTATTGTTAGTGGTAATACGGTTCAATATACGCAACCAACAGAGTATAGCTTTACAAAACAAACACAGAACGCCTATTTGCTCGTAGGTAAATTTATTCCTAAGGGTATCGGCCAGTTAAAAATACAAGCGGAAGTGTGGGGGGACACAGCTGCTGGTTTATACGTAAGCGCTTTTCCGATTGACGCAATAACATATACGTATGGCCTTATCGACTGGACAACACCACTCGGAACTGTGATTAATTTCAATCCTCCATTACTTACGGGAGTCTTTAGGTCTTCCTCATCCGGCATTGTTAATGTAAATGTAAGGCACCCTATTTTTTTATTTTTAGGTACTGGCACTATCAATACAAATATGACAATTTACGTTAAGAATATCACCGTACAATATGATGTTATTAATTAA